A region of Paenimyroides aestuarii DNA encodes the following proteins:
- a CDS encoding NUDIX hydrolase has product MELKQNIKLAVDAIVFGYADNKLNVLLIKQKFGILKNQWALVGGFVKDNETLNDAVNRELKEEAGIKVNYLEQLYTFGDNINRDPRFRVVSVAYFALINSTKLILKADSDAEEAKWFPINNLPELAFDHKEIIATAQLRLQSKLTYQPIGFDLLPKEFLFSELENLYCTILNKEIDRRNFRKKILSYDIIEETEKYGNKIKGRPAKLFRFNKQKYSKLHKSGFLFEINFA; this is encoded by the coding sequence ATGGAATTAAAACAGAATATTAAACTAGCAGTAGATGCAATAGTTTTTGGATATGCCGACAACAAGTTGAATGTTTTGCTGATTAAACAAAAATTTGGCATATTAAAAAACCAATGGGCTTTGGTTGGAGGTTTTGTTAAGGACAACGAAACCTTGAATGACGCAGTAAACAGAGAACTTAAAGAAGAAGCAGGAATAAAGGTGAATTATTTAGAACAACTCTACACATTTGGCGATAATATTAACCGTGACCCAAGATTTCGAGTAGTTTCAGTCGCATATTTTGCACTGATAAACTCTACAAAGCTAATATTGAAAGCCGACAGCGATGCAGAAGAGGCTAAGTGGTTTCCAATAAATAACCTTCCCGAATTGGCTTTTGACCACAAAGAAATTATAGCTACTGCACAGCTTAGATTACAAAGTAAACTTACCTATCAACCTATTGGTTTCGATTTGCTTCCAAAAGAGTTTTTGTTTTCTGAACTTGAAAATCTTTATTGCACCATATTGAATAAAGAAATAGACCGTAGAAATTTCAGAAAAAAAATTTTGAGTTATGATATAATTGAGGAAACGGAAAAATATGGTAATAAAATAAAAGGCAGACCAGCCAAACTTTTTAGATTTAATAAACAGAAATATAGCAAATTACATAAGAGCGGATTTTTGTTCGAGATTAATTTTGCGTAA
- the prs gene encoding ribose-phosphate diphosphokinase codes for MILNLDKDFKPKQGEEIQFENFIFSGGEPHIKINPNFNVSESITITHRLNSFNDLGLLCLAVDALKRMGAKLENLIIPYFPAARQDRVMIKGEPLSVKVYADIINTFNFKKVVVFDAHSEVTLAVLNNCEVITNHKFIQQVIQAIGSEVLLISPDGGALKKIYKVSEFLGGVEVVECSKSRNVKTGKLTGFKVYADDLQGKDCLIVDDICDGGGTFIGLAEELKKKHAGKLYLAVSHGIFSKGFHDLKCFERIFTTDSIKNIESDCLTQIKINNGLLSQH; via the coding sequence ATGATATTGAATTTAGACAAAGATTTCAAGCCCAAACAAGGCGAAGAAATACAGTTTGAAAACTTTATTTTTTCAGGTGGTGAGCCACACATCAAAATAAATCCAAATTTTAATGTATCTGAAAGCATTACAATAACTCATAGACTTAACTCATTTAATGATTTAGGGTTGTTGTGTTTGGCAGTTGATGCTTTGAAAAGGATGGGAGCAAAATTAGAAAATTTGATTATTCCCTATTTTCCAGCAGCAAGGCAAGACAGAGTTATGATAAAAGGCGAACCCCTTTCAGTAAAAGTTTATGCCGATATTATCAATACTTTCAATTTCAAAAAAGTTGTTGTTTTTGATGCTCATTCAGAAGTTACGCTAGCAGTTTTGAATAATTGCGAAGTGATTACCAATCATAAATTTATTCAGCAAGTAATTCAAGCAATTGGAAGCGAAGTTTTATTGATTTCCCCAGATGGTGGAGCTTTGAAAAAAATCTATAAAGTGTCCGAATTTTTGGGCGGAGTTGAAGTGGTGGAATGCAGTAAAAGTCGTAATGTAAAAACAGGTAAGCTAACAGGTTTTAAAGTATATGCTGATGATTTGCAAGGTAAAGATTGTTTGATAGTTGATGACATTTGTGATGGTGGTGGAACTTTCATTGGATTAGCCGAAGAACTAAAAAAGAAACATGCAGGAAAATTGTATTTGGCAGTTAGCCACGGTATTTTCAGCAAAGGTTTTCATGATTTAAAATGTTTTGAACGAATTTTTACTACTGATTCGATCAAGAACATAGAAAGTGATTGTTTAACTCAAATAAAGATTAACAATGGACTTTTATCTCAACACTAA
- a CDS encoding nicotinate phosphoribosyltransferase: MNPLLLTDGYKVDHRRQYPNGTTLVYSNWTPRKSRIEEVDDVVLFGLQYFIKKYILEDFETYFFKQPKEKVVAEYSRRINNYLGENQVGTKHIEDLHDLGYIPMVIKALPEGVSVPVRVPMFTMYNTLPEFFWLTNYFETLVSAVVWMPCTSATIAKQYRKVLDKFALETSSIPEFVDWQGHDFSMRGMAGIEASLISASGHLLSFSGTDTIPAISLLEKYYNADSEKELIGGSVSATEHSVMCMGTIEDEIGTFQRLICDVYPKGIVSIVSDTWDLWKVLTEYLPKLKNEVLNREGKVVIRPDSGDPVDIICGNPNGKNDNEKKGVIELLWETFGGTTNAKGFKELDPHIGAIYGDSITVARATQICERLKKKGFASTNVVLGIGSYTYQYNTRDTFGFAMKATYGEVNGQGREIFKDPVTDDGTKKSAKGLMKIELENGTYKLIDQATWEQEKQGELKEIFRDGELLIDQTLAEIRKRIK, encoded by the coding sequence ATGAATCCTTTACTATTAACAGATGGTTACAAAGTTGATCATAGAAGACAATACCCTAACGGAACGACATTGGTTTACTCAAATTGGACCCCCAGAAAAAGTCGTATTGAAGAAGTAGATGATGTTGTGCTTTTTGGACTGCAATATTTTATTAAAAAATACATTTTAGAAGACTTTGAAACCTATTTTTTCAAACAACCAAAAGAAAAAGTAGTTGCCGAATACTCAAGACGCATAAATAATTATTTGGGTGAAAATCAAGTTGGCACTAAACACATTGAAGATTTACACGATTTGGGATATATACCGATGGTAATAAAGGCATTGCCCGAAGGTGTAAGCGTACCTGTGAGAGTACCTATGTTTACCATGTACAACACCCTGCCCGAGTTTTTTTGGCTGACTAATTATTTTGAAACTTTGGTTTCGGCGGTGGTTTGGATGCCTTGCACATCTGCAACTATTGCCAAACAATACCGAAAAGTATTAGACAAATTTGCTCTTGAAACTTCATCAATCCCTGAATTCGTAGATTGGCAAGGTCACGATTTTTCAATGAGAGGGATGGCAGGAATAGAGGCAAGTTTAATTTCAGCTAGTGGACACCTTTTGAGCTTTAGCGGAACAGATACCATTCCTGCAATCTCATTATTAGAAAAGTATTACAATGCTGATTCTGAAAAAGAACTAATTGGTGGTTCAGTTTCAGCCACCGAACACAGCGTAATGTGTATGGGAACTATTGAAGATGAAATTGGAACTTTCCAAAGATTGATTTGCGATGTTTACCCAAAAGGCATTGTTTCAATAGTTTCTGACACTTGGGATTTATGGAAAGTACTTACCGAATATTTACCCAAACTTAAAAACGAAGTATTAAACAGAGAAGGAAAAGTAGTTATTCGACCCGACAGTGGCGATCCTGTTGACATTATTTGTGGCAATCCAAATGGTAAAAATGACAATGAGAAAAAAGGCGTAATAGAATTGCTTTGGGAAACATTTGGTGGTACAACAAACGCTAAAGGATTCAAAGAATTAGACCCCCATATTGGTGCAATTTATGGCGACAGCATTACAGTGGCAAGAGCAACTCAAATATGTGAACGACTTAAAAAGAAAGGTTTTGCTTCAACAAACGTAGTTTTGGGAATTGGTTCATACACTTACCAATACAATACGAGAGATACTTTTGGTTTTGCCATGAAAGCAACTTACGGTGAAGTAAACGGACAAGGCAGAGAAATCTTCAAAGACCCTGTTACTGACGATGGAACTAAAAAATCTGCAAAAGGATTAATGAAAATCGAACTCGAAAATGGCACTTACAAACTTATAGACCAAGCAACCTGGGAACAAGAAAAACAAGGTGAATTGAAAGAAATTTTCAGAGACGGAGAATTATTGATTGACCAAACATTGGCAGAAATTAGAAAACGGATAAAATAA
- the xrtK gene encoding exosortase K, translated as MTVQTNKNIPYYLTAVGFFILLKFGFTLADNNDLTFLLNPTDKLFGLLTGSHSIYLSESGYFHENLNIIIDKSCSGFNFWVLCFLLFTYLTVKHFDKTLSKILTIPTALIGAYLLTIFVNTSRIFASIIVQTQTKGIFLNQQHIIHEAIGIITNLTFLILAYILIEKLLIHKRYNAKFA; from the coding sequence ATGACAGTACAAACAAACAAGAACATACCATATTATTTGACAGCAGTTGGATTTTTCATATTGCTGAAATTTGGTTTTACACTTGCTGACAATAACGACTTAACCTTTCTTCTCAATCCGACCGACAAACTTTTTGGACTTTTGACAGGCTCACATTCCATTTATCTCTCCGAAAGTGGTTATTTCCACGAAAACTTAAACATCATTATTGACAAATCTTGCTCGGGTTTTAATTTTTGGGTTTTGTGCTTCCTTCTTTTTACTTACTTGACAGTAAAACACTTTGACAAGACTTTAAGCAAAATCCTTACAATTCCGACTGCTTTAATTGGAGCTTATCTACTGACGATATTTGTAAATACATCAAGGATTTTTGCCTCTATCATTGTACAGACTCAGACAAAAGGCATTTTTCTGAACCAACAACATATCATACACGAAGCTATTGGCATAATTACGAATCTGACTTTCCTGATTTTAGCTTACATACTAATTGAGAAATTATTAATCCACAAACGATACAATGCGAAATTTGCTTAA
- a CDS encoding MSEP-CTERM sorting domain-containing protein: protein MRNLLNPKWLFVINTLPLVVLFFLFFGQFNIIKTLLEDDNIQLWKTFGFSLGVLGLLNFSYAVYLTLKKKNVSVWFGLIALLCYIPFIYLYGYHLDKIIPFSIPQWMVSGNIFLYVGTFLMPTLAYSLFVLVSHFTPESKEHKAWINFLIAIGIPIAGYLFTQIILPLWQPFDRDFSVHAIVILVITATLVFLFFLIRGAFILATKKAEVWQKYQLAWKIPIAIVLPLIGLAVNNGHLFNNFGPSDSGIFGDFNNAWFYILAVVNGILVCLPNLENKLYRLFVFIGRSVTFAYTFYFFLVFLPFLPLSVIAIIAIGTGFLMLTPLLLFVIHINELSKDFTYLKTQLSKKIIIGISLLSFLVIPAFITITYLKDKSVLDETLSYLYNPDYSKQYNIDKVSLQKTLNVIKSHKDHRDSRGGIFGNGIPYLSSYFNWLVMDNLTLSDSKINTVEKIFFGNTSFDLRPENIQNDNVQLSNISTNSTYDKSQNAWKSWVDLEITNKSGNTWFSEYATTINLPEGCWISDYYLYVGDVKEPGILAEKKSAMWIFSQIRNENRDPGILYYLTGNKVAFRVFPFAKDEVRKTGIEFLHKEPITLNIDNNIIELGNIEETIYEKIETENIAYVSTRQKQKLKTVKREPYFHFLVNASKNQNSNSTDFIKRIEQVIEANQPLSENAKISFVNSYVTTTTLDKYWKGEYKNQTFEGGYYLDRAIRTTLFNAYQDKSKTYPVIVVVTDSIENAVLDKDFADLKFTFPESDLFFNLDKKGNLREHSLTENPIKELPEILRECMFCETVLEYKLTDNSVAYLANNNQPSIILRKDIFDVSETEIKEKNWQSALTMQGQWISQILHPEISDKEWLNMVKYSFISKVMTPVTSYLVVENEAQKAMLKKKQEQVLSGNKSLDLGEDTQRMSEPSLILLIILLGLILWFREKRKKQLTE from the coding sequence ATGCGAAATTTGCTTAATCCGAAATGGCTATTTGTTATAAACACGCTACCGTTGGTCGTGTTGTTCTTCCTTTTCTTTGGTCAGTTTAATATCATAAAAACATTATTGGAAGATGACAATATCCAACTTTGGAAAACTTTTGGCTTTTCGTTGGGAGTACTTGGTTTACTGAATTTTTCTTATGCTGTTTATTTGACTTTAAAGAAAAAGAATGTTTCTGTATGGTTTGGTTTAATAGCTCTACTTTGCTACATACCATTCATTTACCTATACGGCTACCATTTAGACAAAATCATTCCATTTTCAATCCCTCAATGGATGGTTTCGGGCAACATCTTTTTATATGTTGGGACATTTCTAATGCCGACACTAGCCTATTCATTATTCGTTTTGGTTTCTCATTTTACACCTGAAAGCAAAGAACATAAAGCTTGGATAAACTTTTTAATTGCAATTGGAATTCCGATTGCAGGTTACTTATTTACTCAAATCATTCTTCCATTATGGCAACCATTTGACAGGGACTTTAGCGTTCACGCAATAGTGATTCTTGTTATTACTGCTACTTTAGTTTTCCTCTTTTTCTTAATTCGGGGCGCTTTTATACTAGCTACCAAAAAGGCAGAAGTATGGCAGAAATACCAATTAGCTTGGAAAATTCCAATTGCTATAGTGCTTCCATTAATAGGATTAGCAGTAAACAACGGACACCTATTTAATAATTTCGGACCGAGTGATTCAGGGATTTTTGGAGATTTCAATAATGCTTGGTTTTATATTCTTGCTGTTGTTAATGGCATATTGGTTTGCTTACCCAACCTTGAAAACAAACTATATCGACTATTTGTGTTCATCGGAAGAAGTGTAACATTTGCCTACACATTCTATTTCTTTTTAGTGTTTCTTCCCTTTTTGCCTTTATCAGTAATTGCAATTATTGCAATAGGGACAGGATTTTTAATGCTAACCCCTTTACTACTTTTCGTTATTCACATCAACGAGCTTTCAAAGGATTTTACTTACCTAAAAACACAGCTTTCCAAAAAAATCATCATCGGAATTTCGTTATTGAGCTTTTTGGTAATTCCCGCTTTTATCACCATAACATATTTAAAAGACAAAAGCGTTTTAGATGAAACCCTTTCATATTTATATAACCCTGATTACTCAAAACAATACAACATTGATAAAGTTTCGCTTCAAAAAACGCTTAATGTTATAAAAAGCCATAAAGACCACAGAGATAGCAGGGGTGGAATATTTGGCAATGGAATTCCCTATTTGTCTTCGTATTTCAATTGGTTGGTTATGGACAACCTTACTTTGTCTGATTCTAAAATCAACACCGTTGAAAAAATATTTTTTGGCAACACTTCTTTTGATTTACGACCTGAAAATATCCAAAACGACAATGTTCAGTTAAGTAATATTTCCACAAACAGCACTTACGATAAATCTCAAAATGCTTGGAAAAGTTGGGTTGACTTGGAAATAACCAACAAAAGTGGAAACACTTGGTTTTCTGAATATGCCACAACGATTAATTTACCTGAAGGTTGTTGGATTAGCGATTACTACCTTTATGTTGGTGACGTAAAAGAGCCAGGTATTTTAGCAGAGAAAAAATCAGCAATGTGGATATTTTCACAAATCCGAAATGAAAATAGAGACCCGGGAATTCTATATTATTTGACAGGGAATAAAGTTGCATTTAGAGTATTTCCTTTTGCAAAAGATGAAGTGAGAAAAACGGGAATAGAGTTCTTACATAAAGAGCCAATTACGCTCAACATTGACAACAACATAATTGAATTAGGAAACATTGAAGAAACCATTTATGAAAAGATTGAAACTGAAAATATAGCCTACGTTTCAACCCGACAAAAACAAAAATTGAAAACGGTCAAACGTGAACCCTATTTTCATTTTTTGGTTAACGCTTCTAAAAACCAAAACAGTAATTCAACCGATTTCATTAAAAGAATTGAACAAGTTATTGAAGCCAATCAACCACTTTCGGAAAACGCAAAAATCAGTTTTGTAAACAGCTATGTAACTACCACTACTTTAGATAAATATTGGAAAGGAGAATATAAAAATCAAACTTTTGAAGGCGGTTATTATTTAGACAGAGCAATAAGAACAACCTTGTTTAATGCTTATCAAGATAAATCGAAAACATACCCTGTAATTGTAGTAGTGACAGACAGTATTGAAAATGCTGTTTTAGACAAAGATTTTGCAGACTTAAAATTTACTTTTCCTGAAAGCGACTTGTTTTTCAATCTTGACAAGAAAGGAAATTTAAGAGAGCATTCTTTGACAGAAAACCCAATAAAAGAACTGCCTGAAATTCTAAGAGAATGTATGTTTTGTGAAACTGTTTTGGAATACAAGCTAACGGACAATTCTGTTGCCTATTTAGCGAACAATAATCAACCAAGCATCATTTTGAGAAAGGATATTTTTGATGTTTCCGAAACAGAAATTAAAGAAAAGAATTGGCAATCTGCCTTGACAATGCAGGGGCAATGGATTTCGCAAATCCTGCATCCTGAAATTTCAGACAAAGAATGGTTGAATATGGTAAAATACAGTTTCATATCAAAAGTAATGACACCTGTAACATCATATTTAGTGGTAGAGAACGAAGCACAAAAAGCAATGCTGAAAAAGAAACAAGAACAGGTTTTATCAGGTAACAAATCCTTAGACCTTGGAGAAGATACTCAAAGGATGAGCGAACCAAGCTTGATTTTGTTGATAATTCTTCTTGGACTAATATTATGGTTCAGAGAAAAACGAAAAAAACAATTGACCGAATAA
- a CDS encoding STM3941 family protein has protein sequence MEELNFYTNKLSSFLLLFISTTFVVFGIFLGDKMVDFEEKPFKSVILVLIFLLITFGIVLSILLLGRKKPLLVITDKQIIIHSVLTSSKTIEFNNVKSFFIVNNYYYGIKTNRQIFIELKKPTENFSNMWFYKFLSKISKPLANAQYSIYKDFLNIKQQKLLEILNRKMKSVV, from the coding sequence TTGGAAGAATTAAACTTTTATACAAACAAATTATCATCGTTTTTACTTTTATTTATATCTACAACGTTTGTTGTTTTCGGAATATTTCTCGGTGACAAAATGGTTGATTTTGAAGAAAAACCTTTTAAGAGTGTAATTCTTGTTTTAATTTTTTTATTAATTACTTTTGGAATTGTTTTATCAATTTTATTGTTGGGAAGAAAAAAACCACTTTTAGTAATTACTGATAAACAAATAATAATTCATAGTGTTTTAACTTCATCTAAAACTATTGAATTTAACAATGTGAAATCATTTTTTATAGTTAATAACTATTATTACGGAATTAAGACAAACAGACAAATATTTATTGAACTGAAAAAGCCAACAGAAAATTTTTCAAATATGTGGTTCTATAAATTTCTCAGCAAGATAAGTAAACCTTTAGCGAACGCACAATATTCTATTTATAAAGATTTTCTAAATATCAAGCAACAAAAACTACTCGAAATATTAAACAGAAAAATGAAAAGCGTCGTATAA